One part of the Equus asinus isolate D_3611 breed Donkey chromosome 6, EquAss-T2T_v2, whole genome shotgun sequence genome encodes these proteins:
- the LRRTM4 gene encoding leucine-rich repeat transmembrane neuronal protein 4 isoform X3: MPGFHLITQLRGMRVVLVLLPTLLLVMLTGAQRACPKNCRCDGKIVYCESHAFADIPENISGGSQGLSLRFNSIQKLKSNQFAGLNQLIWLYLDHNYISSVDEDAFQGIRRLKELILSSNKITYLHNKTFHPVPNLRNLDLSYNKLQTLQSEQFKGLRKLIILHLRSNSLKTVPIRVFQDCRNLDFLDLGYNRLRSLSRNAFAGLLKLKELHLEHNQFSKINFAHFPRLFNLRSIYLQWNRIRSISQGLTWTWSSLHNLDLSGNDIQGIEPGTFKCLPNLQKLNLDSNKLTNISQETVNAWISLISITLSGNMWECSRSICPLFYWLKNFKGNKESTMICAGPKHLQGEKVSDAVETYNICSEVQVVNTERSHLVPQTPQKPLIIPKPTISKPDLTQPTLEAPSPSPGFQIPGTEQEYEHVSFHKIIAGSVALFLSVAMILLVIYVSWKRYPASMKQLQQHSLMKRRRKKARESERQMNSPLQEYYVDYKPTNSETMDISVNGSGPCTYTISGSRECEGPDAI, from the coding sequence GTTTCCATTTAATTACGCAGCTGAGAGGCATGCGTGTGGTGCTAGTGCTTCTTCCTACACTGCTGCTTGTTATGCTCACGGGGGCTCAGAGAGCTTGCCCAAAGAACTGCAGATGTGACGGCAAAATTGTGTACTGTGAGTCTCATGCTTTCGCAGATATCCCTGAAAACATTTCTGGAGGGTCACAAGGCTTATCACTGAGGTTCAACAGCATTCAGAAACTCAAATCCAATCAGTTTGCCGGCCTTAACCAGCTTATATGGCTTTATCTTGACCATAATTACATTAGCTCAGTGGATGAAGATGCATTTCAAGGGATCCGTAGACTGAAAGAATTAATTCTAAGCTCCAACAAAATTACCTATCTGCACAATAAAACATTTCACCCAGTTCCCAATCTCCGTAATCTGGACCTCTCCTACAATAAGCTTCAGACCTTGCAATCCGAACAATTTAAAGGCCTCCGGAAACTCATCATTTTGCACTTGAGATCTAACTCACTGAAGACTGTGCCCATAAGAGTTTTTCAAGACTGTCGAAATCTtgactttctggatttgggttACAATCGTCTTCGAAGCTTGTCCCGAAATGCTTTCGCTGGCCTCTTGAAGTTAAAGGAGCTCCACTTGGAGCACAATCAGTTTTCCAAGATCAACTTTGCTCATTTTCCACGTCTCTTCAACCTCCGCTCGATTTACTTACAGTGGAACAGGATTCGCTCCATTAGCCAAGGCTTGACATGGACTTGGAGTTCCTTACACAACTTGGATTTATCAGGGAATGACATCCAAGGAATTGAGCCGGGCACATTTAAATGTCTGCCGAATTTGCAGAAATTGAATTTGGATTCCAACAAGCTTACCAACATCTCACAGGAAACTGTCAATGCGTGGATATCATTAATATCCATCACCTTGTCCGGAAACATGTGGGAATGCAGTCGGAGCATTTGTCCTCTATTTTATTGGCTCAAGAATTTCAAAGGAAATAAGGAGAGTACCATGATATGTGCAGGACCTAAGCATCTCCAGGGCGAAAAGGTTAGTGATGCAGTGGAAACATACAATATCTGCTCTGAAGTCCAGGTGGTCAACACAGAAAGATCACACCTGGTGCCCCAAACGCCCCAGAAGCCTCTGATCATCCCCAAACCTACCATCTCCAAACCTGACCTCACCCAGCCCACCCTTGAAGCACCAAGCCCTTCCCCAGGGTTTCagattcctggcacagagcaagaaTATGAGCATGTTTCGTTTCACAAAATTATTGCAGGAAGCGTGGCTCTCTTCCTCTCGGTGGCCATGATCCTCTTGGTCATCTATGTGTCTTGGAAACGCTACCCAGCCAGCATGAAACAACTTCAGCAACACTCTCTTATGAAGAGGCGGCGGAAAAAGGCCAGAGAGTCTGAAAGACAAATGAATTCCCCTTTACAGGAGTATTATGTGGACTATAAGCCTACAAACTCTGAGACCATGGATATATCCGTTAATGGATCTGGGCCCTGCACATATACCATCTCTGGCTCCAGGGAATGCGAG